One window of the Halobacillus litoralis genome contains the following:
- the gvpQ gene encoding gas vesicle protein GvpQ — protein MSEKKNTEQNKDPSMIDQIEGGVKKSARVIRKGMPRLTRIVRKSDDPLEAKEHAKDEMDDATGDFIREQFKNQLQSQAGKMKENLQEKADANAEQAHSKAEEAKQKVQDRLLKLREKMSSLKESGSEIQESLNNNSQSGNHRIKGIQDIKGVQDIKGVSNIKSSSQIKGPKDVKGLSDIKTYHS, from the coding sequence ATGTCTGAGAAAAAGAACACGGAACAAAATAAGGACCCATCTATGATTGACCAAATCGAAGGGGGTGTTAAAAAGTCAGCAAGAGTTATCCGGAAAGGCATGCCCAGACTTACTAGAATTGTTCGCAAATCGGATGATCCCTTAGAGGCTAAAGAACATGCGAAGGATGAAATGGATGATGCGACTGGTGATTTCATCCGAGAACAATTCAAAAACCAATTGCAGTCGCAAGCCGGGAAAATGAAAGAAAACTTACAGGAAAAAGCAGACGCCAATGCTGAACAGGCTCATTCCAAAGCGGAAGAGGCGAAACAAAAAGTGCAGGATCGGCTTCTGAAGCTACGGGAGAAGATGTCTTCTCTCAAGGAATCCGGAAGTGAGATCCAAGAATCTTTGAACAACAACAGCCAATCCGGAAATCACCGGATCAAGGGCATCCAGGATATCAAAGGTGTTCAGGACATCAAAGGGGTCTCAAACATCAAGAGCTCTTCGCAAATAAAAGGACCTAAAGATGTGAAAGGCCTTTCTGACATTAAAACCTATCATTCTTAA
- a CDS encoding GAF domain-containing protein, translating into MSNEYQLDTKEFHSLKTASYKVFEVIAKRLNVQTAYVTKRGETAMTVLSSYNKKEEIIPEGYSVEYGGTYCRLIISNKESSLTTTNLMKDELTRELEVSSQLQVKGFLGVSLTDLNGHVFGTLCVMDKEEKEFTEEDIDFLKSIAGVLSHMIELDQTQYNMALLNVPIIPITKGVSILTIQGIIDERRAEKILDNVLTYGTENDIEYFIIDLSGLVIRGNNFPQVFGKLVQSLQLMGIETIITGITPEIAQREVENIALTNLKTKTASNLESALSYIGFSLVESP; encoded by the coding sequence ATGTCAAATGAATACCAATTGGATACTAAGGAATTCCATTCGCTGAAAACAGCTTCCTATAAAGTCTTTGAAGTGATCGCTAAACGGCTGAACGTCCAAACCGCGTACGTCACCAAAAGAGGGGAAACTGCGATGACAGTCCTCAGCTCGTATAACAAAAAAGAAGAAATCATTCCAGAGGGCTATTCGGTGGAATATGGCGGTACTTACTGCCGTTTGATCATCAGTAATAAAGAAAGTTCACTGACGACGACAAATCTCATGAAAGATGAACTTACCAGAGAGCTTGAAGTATCGTCACAGCTCCAGGTGAAGGGTTTCCTGGGAGTTTCATTAACCGATTTGAACGGTCATGTCTTCGGGACTTTATGCGTGATGGATAAAGAAGAAAAAGAATTCACAGAAGAAGATATCGATTTTCTGAAATCAATTGCCGGTGTGCTCTCCCATATGATAGAACTTGATCAAACCCAATATAATATGGCCTTACTCAATGTTCCTATCATCCCCATAACAAAGGGTGTTTCAATTTTAACGATACAAGGAATTATCGACGAACGCCGGGCTGAAAAGATTCTTGACAATGTTCTCACTTACGGAACAGAAAATGATATCGAATACTTTATCATCGATCTTTCAGGGTTGGTGATCAGGGGAAACAATTTCCCACAAGTATTTGGTAAACTGGTTCAATCTCTACAGTTGATGGGGATCGAAACAATCATAACCGGCATTACACCTGAAATCGCTCAACGAGAAGTGGAAAATATTGCTCTGACGAATTTGAAGACAAAAACAGCTTCCAACCTTGAATCTGCGCTCTCATATATCGGTTTTTCCTTAGTGGAAAGCCCCTAA
- a CDS encoding amino acid ABC transporter ATP-binding protein yields MITVRDLHKSFGSNEVLKGIDAEIKEQEVVCVIGPSGSGKSTFLRCLNLLEEVTSGEVLIEGDNLTDKKININEVRSRVGMVFQHFNLFPHRTVLENITIGPIKVKGMKKKEAEKVARPLLDKVGLSDKADAYPESLSGGQKQRVAIARSLAMEPRIMLFDEPTSALDPELVGDVLAVMKDLAQEGMTMVVVTHEMGFAREVGDRVLFMDEGVIMEEDVPENLFGNPRNPRTKEFLSKVL; encoded by the coding sequence ATGATTACTGTCAGAGACTTACACAAATCATTCGGTTCCAATGAAGTTTTGAAAGGAATCGATGCAGAAATCAAAGAACAAGAAGTGGTCTGTGTCATCGGTCCTTCCGGTTCAGGTAAAAGTACATTTTTACGCTGCCTGAACCTGCTGGAAGAAGTAACATCAGGAGAAGTACTGATTGAAGGCGACAATTTGACTGATAAGAAAATCAATATTAATGAAGTTCGTTCCCGTGTCGGAATGGTGTTTCAGCATTTTAATCTTTTTCCTCATAGAACGGTGCTTGAGAATATCACAATCGGTCCAATTAAGGTAAAAGGAATGAAGAAAAAGGAGGCGGAGAAAGTAGCCCGTCCCCTGTTGGATAAAGTCGGTCTAAGTGATAAAGCTGATGCGTATCCTGAAAGTTTATCAGGTGGCCAGAAGCAGCGTGTGGCGATTGCCCGGTCCCTTGCGATGGAGCCGAGAATCATGTTATTCGATGAGCCGACCTCAGCGCTTGACCCGGAACTTGTCGGTGATGTCCTCGCTGTCATGAAAGACTTGGCGCAGGAAGGGATGACAATGGTTGTCGTAACCCACGAGATGGGCTTCGCGCGGGAAGTAGGGGATCGGGTGCTTTTCATGGATGAAGGGGTCATCATGGAGGAAGATGTGCCCGAGAACCTGTTCGGTAACCCGCGAAACCCTAGAACGAAGGAATTTTTGAGCAAAGTATTATAA
- a CDS encoding sodium:calcium antiporter, with protein sequence MVFILFALSAFVVVLAAIQLNRFGDVISRKSALSGAVVGTFLIAGATSLPELTTSLTAVYIDNPDIAVGNMLGSNVFNLLILAVVDMFYRRKRMFNSVDRRQHLPSAIAGIVFTLVIAASLLFNFNASLFNIGIEMFVLVALYIVTMKFFNKGEEEEMDEAAATGRDYSLRAASIGFAICALVVFGAGSALSIFGDQLAQQTGMSSSFVGSFLIAASTSLPELVTVLVAFKLANYGMAVGSILGSNLFNLQLLAVTDVFYQKGAILSALTSSHLPIALLSIVMLVLTVFTLNRKPKENSLYYAAPSLIIIFLYFVTSYNLF encoded by the coding sequence ATGGTTTTTATTTTGTTCGCCCTATCCGCATTCGTCGTCGTCTTAGCAGCTATTCAACTGAACCGTTTCGGTGATGTCATTAGCAGAAAGTCTGCTTTGAGCGGGGCTGTCGTAGGAACATTTCTGATTGCCGGCGCTACATCACTGCCGGAATTGACCACAAGTTTGACTGCCGTATATATCGATAATCCCGATATCGCTGTAGGGAATATGCTTGGAAGTAATGTCTTCAACCTATTGATTTTGGCTGTTGTCGATATGTTTTACCGAAGGAAACGGATGTTCAATTCGGTCGACCGCCGCCAACACCTGCCGTCAGCGATTGCAGGGATCGTCTTCACATTAGTCATAGCAGCATCATTACTATTCAATTTTAATGCTTCTCTTTTCAATATTGGAATCGAAATGTTCGTTCTCGTTGCGCTCTATATCGTGACGATGAAGTTCTTCAATAAAGGGGAAGAAGAAGAAATGGATGAAGCAGCGGCGACTGGAAGAGATTATTCTTTGAGAGCAGCAAGCATTGGGTTTGCCATATGTGCACTTGTGGTTTTCGGCGCAGGGAGTGCCTTATCGATCTTCGGCGATCAACTGGCACAGCAAACAGGCATGAGTTCAAGCTTCGTTGGTAGTTTTCTCATTGCCGCCTCTACCTCGTTGCCAGAACTCGTCACTGTATTAGTCGCTTTTAAGCTGGCTAATTATGGCATGGCCGTAGGATCGATTCTGGGGAGTAACCTATTCAACCTGCAATTACTTGCTGTGACAGATGTGTTTTACCAAAAAGGGGCGATCCTGAGTGCACTGACTTCTTCCCACCTCCCGATTGCTTTACTAAGTATAGTCATGCTGGTATTGACCGTCTTCACTTTGAATCGGAAGCCGAAGGAAAACAGCTTGTATTATGCAGCTCCTTCATTAATCATCATTTTCCTTTATTTTGTGACATCGTATAATTTATTCTGA
- the gvpA gene encoding gas vesicle structural protein GvpA codes for MAIQKSTDSSSLAEVVDRILDKGIVIDAFARVSVVGIELITVEARVVIASVDTWLRYAEAVGLLRDEVEDEGLGNRIGEQDSSPNQRGEFSI; via the coding sequence ATGGCAATTCAAAAGTCTACAGACAGTTCAAGTCTAGCAGAAGTGGTCGACCGTATTTTAGACAAGGGGATCGTCATTGATGCCTTTGCTCGTGTATCGGTAGTCGGAATCGAATTAATAACCGTAGAAGCACGAGTAGTCATCGCCAGTGTTGATACATGGTTGCGTTATGCAGAAGCTGTCGGGTTACTGCGCGATGAGGTAGAAGATGAAGGTCTTGGTAATCGAATCGGCGAACAAGATTCCTCACCTAATCAACGAGGAGAATTCAGTATATAA
- a CDS encoding gas vesicle protein GvpG — MIHKLFTSPINLIVKVGEHVKEEVDKEMYDLEHIQKKLVQLQMMYELEEISEEAYTAQEEELLQRYEIAKKLEMEQWENMTKR, encoded by the coding sequence ATGATTCATAAACTGTTCACTTCACCAATCAATCTCATTGTCAAAGTCGGTGAACATGTGAAAGAAGAAGTGGATAAAGAAATGTATGACCTTGAACATATCCAGAAAAAGCTGGTTCAATTGCAAATGATGTATGAACTGGAAGAAATCTCGGAAGAAGCTTATACAGCTCAAGAAGAGGAGCTGCTCCAAAGGTATGAAATTGCGAAGAAACTTGAAATGGAGCAGTGGGAGAATATGACGAAACGGTAA
- a CDS encoding S8 family peptidase — MKFKKLATLSLAASLVIMPTTGSVFADSQPESLNKVNVQEDKGEYVKGEVVVKYKQGKSLNAKQMEKFGAKAEKSEVSSAVVDSKVKVLKVGNVEAVVKALNKNPNVEYAEPNYVFDATWSPNDTYYSNYQYGPQNTDTPAAWDITRGSSSQEIAIIDSGVDYNHPDLNDKTIKGYDFVDNDYDPMDENNHGTHVAGTAAAETNNGAGVAGMAPNTNILAVRALDASGNGSLYDIADAIRYSADAGAEVINLSLGCNCDTQTLEDAVNYAWSKGSVVVAAAGNDGVSTTFEPASYDNVIAVGAVNQNNSRASFSNYGTWVDVTAPGVDIASTVPNNGYAYMSGTSMASPHVAGLAGLLASQGRSNSNIRAAIEQTADPISGTGYYFEHGLINSYDAVNY; from the coding sequence TTGAAGTTCAAAAAGTTAGCCACATTGTCCCTCGCCGCGTCCCTTGTCATCATGCCGACTACGGGGTCTGTCTTTGCAGATTCTCAGCCAGAATCGCTTAACAAGGTAAACGTCCAGGAGGACAAAGGAGAGTATGTAAAAGGAGAAGTCGTAGTCAAGTACAAACAAGGTAAGTCCCTGAACGCTAAGCAAATGGAGAAGTTCGGTGCGAAAGCAGAAAAATCAGAAGTAAGTAGCGCAGTCGTTGATTCAAAGGTTAAAGTACTTAAGGTCGGAAATGTAGAAGCAGTCGTTAAGGCTCTTAACAAAAATCCAAATGTAGAATACGCAGAGCCGAACTACGTTTTCGATGCAACATGGTCACCAAATGATACTTACTATAGCAATTACCAATATGGACCACAAAACACAGACACTCCAGCTGCTTGGGATATTACTCGCGGCAGCAGCAGTCAGGAAATCGCGATCATTGACTCTGGTGTCGATTACAATCACCCTGACTTGAATGACAAGACGATCAAAGGTTACGATTTCGTCGACAACGATTATGATCCAATGGATGAGAACAATCACGGCACACACGTCGCAGGTACAGCAGCTGCGGAAACGAATAATGGTGCAGGAGTGGCCGGAATGGCACCGAACACTAATATCTTAGCCGTACGAGCTCTTGATGCAAGCGGCAATGGTTCCTTGTATGATATCGCTGATGCCATCCGTTATTCAGCTGATGCCGGCGCTGAAGTCATCAATCTTTCATTAGGTTGTAACTGTGATACACAAACGTTAGAGGATGCCGTCAACTATGCCTGGAGTAAGGGCTCTGTTGTAGTCGCTGCTGCTGGTAATGATGGAGTCTCCACAACTTTCGAACCAGCTTCCTACGATAATGTCATCGCCGTAGGTGCCGTCAATCAGAACAATAGCAGGGCTTCTTTCTCCAACTACGGAACATGGGTGGATGTAACGGCTCCTGGTGTCGACATCGCTTCTACCGTCCCTAATAATGGATACGCTTATATGTCCGGAACGTCGATGGCATCTCCACACGTAGCCGGTCTTGCTGGGCTGTTGGCTTCCCAGGGACGTTCGAACAGCAACATCCGTGCTGCCATCGAGCAAACAGCTGACCCGATCAGCGGTACAGGCTACTACTTTGAACATGGCTTGATCAACTCTTATGATGCAGTAAACTATTAA
- a CDS encoding gas vesicle protein gives MSIEHPTQSNSIVDVLETVLDKGVVIAGDIRVGLADVELLTIKIRLIVASVDKAKEIGMDWWETDPYLNSKAAESNTEALEKENEQLQKRIEQLEQNMRNVAAQQPNKE, from the coding sequence ATGTCTATCGAACATCCTACACAATCCAACAGCATCGTGGATGTATTAGAAACAGTTTTGGACAAAGGGGTCGTCATCGCTGGAGATATCAGAGTAGGGCTCGCGGATGTCGAGTTACTTACAATTAAAATCCGTTTGATTGTTGCATCGGTCGACAAAGCGAAAGAAATCGGCATGGATTGGTGGGAAACAGACCCATACTTGAATTCGAAAGCGGCAGAATCAAACACAGAAGCGTTAGAAAAAGAGAACGAGCAATTGCAAAAGAGAATCGAACAATTAGAACAAAATATGAGAAATGTGGCTGCCCAACAGCCGAATAAGGAGTGA
- a CDS encoding gas vesicle protein K, protein MPQSDLEKQPIRSGRIQLDPEGAEQGLAQLVLTVIELLRQLVERHAIRRVDGGTLTEEQIEQLGVALMNLDVKMDELKEIFDLDDEDLNIDLGPLGNLL, encoded by the coding sequence ATGCCACAGAGCGATCTTGAAAAGCAGCCGATTCGTAGTGGCCGGATACAATTGGACCCTGAAGGAGCAGAACAAGGACTTGCTCAACTTGTTTTAACTGTCATCGAATTATTGAGGCAGTTAGTCGAACGCCATGCGATTCGACGTGTGGACGGCGGTACGTTGACAGAAGAACAGATTGAACAGCTTGGTGTCGCCCTCATGAACCTGGATGTGAAAATGGACGAGCTGAAAGAAATTTTCGACCTTGATGATGAAGATTTGAATATCGACCTTGGTCCATTGGGGAACTTATTGTAA
- a CDS encoding GvpL/GvpF family gas vesicle protein codes for MKELYYLYGVALKEEVQPASLSEMTGIDGEHELHVWEYGKCAAIVSVVEEAEYGEEVLEQKTQQMDWVQDKAFLHHEILMKLKDQATLVPMKFCTIFQNTSNLEAKIRPCESEWVKLLEELSGKEEWNVKIYNNPVLLKEEIAANHPSIQKKKEEISQMSKGMQYLQQKKLDQLIDEQVTQEQQSFSKRLHDDWKDLCKDDVVKKVWNKSVTGKDEEMCWNSAYLIEKEKVEPFLEQVTAANEEGEAGGWKIEVTGPWPAYHFSSLSKSEV; via the coding sequence ATGAAGGAACTTTATTACTTGTATGGTGTGGCTTTAAAGGAAGAAGTACAGCCAGCTTCACTCTCGGAAATGACAGGGATCGATGGAGAGCATGAATTACATGTGTGGGAGTATGGAAAATGCGCAGCCATTGTCAGTGTGGTGGAAGAGGCAGAGTATGGCGAAGAAGTGCTTGAACAGAAGACTCAGCAAATGGATTGGGTACAGGATAAAGCATTTCTTCATCACGAGATTCTGATGAAGCTTAAAGATCAAGCAACACTAGTTCCAATGAAATTCTGTACGATTTTTCAAAACACTTCGAACTTGGAGGCGAAGATCCGCCCTTGCGAAAGCGAATGGGTGAAACTATTAGAAGAGCTTTCCGGAAAAGAAGAATGGAATGTGAAAATCTATAATAACCCTGTGCTTTTGAAAGAGGAAATCGCTGCTAATCATCCCTCCATTCAAAAGAAAAAAGAAGAAATTTCTCAAATGTCTAAAGGGATGCAATATTTACAACAGAAAAAGCTGGATCAATTGATAGACGAACAAGTGACACAAGAGCAGCAATCCTTCTCCAAACGCCTTCATGACGATTGGAAGGACCTGTGTAAGGACGATGTCGTCAAAAAGGTATGGAATAAAAGTGTCACAGGCAAAGATGAAGAGATGTGTTGGAATAGTGCCTATTTAATAGAAAAGGAGAAAGTGGAACCTTTTCTTGAACAGGTGACAGCTGCAAATGAGGAAGGGGAAGCTGGCGGTTGGAAGATTGAGGTGACCGGTCCCTGGCCTGCTTATCATTTTTCATCCCTATCCAAAAGTGAGGTGTGA
- a CDS encoding gas vesicle protein — MSRREEYENRDIALIDILDTVLDKGVAIKGDIVISIAGIDLVYLDLKLLVSAVETLVQSKEDEWVESIRSENMDKEKEALAHATERS; from the coding sequence ATGTCACGAAGAGAAGAGTATGAGAATAGGGACATCGCTTTAATAGATATTTTAGATACGGTTTTGGATAAGGGTGTCGCCATCAAAGGTGATATTGTCATCTCTATCGCCGGTATCGACCTCGTTTATTTGGACTTGAAGCTTCTGGTCTCTGCTGTGGAGACTCTCGTCCAATCAAAAGAAGACGAATGGGTCGAATCGATACGTTCAGAAAATATGGATAAAGAAAAGGAGGCGCTTGCTCATGCCACAGAGCGATCTTGA
- a CDS encoding GvpL/GvpF family gas vesicle protein has translation MSEEIGVYVFCCIQTDDAKSFGTVEFEGQSRETFTIHYKDAAMVAIEAPIKIYHPKKQNLMMHQKVISDVMEKESSVVPISFGNVFNSKEDTKVLIENLYPQLSSLFGEVRNKIEIGLKVVGKKEWLEEQIHQNDKVVKQKETVANKSEAAGYFDRIQLGEMARDFFTRLQQDVEESIHLPLSKIAEASKSNETLGEKMLLNGAYLIDKGQEEAFDERVNQLHERWKDYVDFKYTGPWPAYNFINIKLKVEAS, from the coding sequence ATGTCAGAAGAAATAGGTGTATATGTTTTTTGTTGTATCCAAACAGACGATGCAAAGAGCTTCGGAACTGTGGAGTTCGAAGGGCAATCGAGAGAAACCTTCACCATTCATTATAAAGATGCAGCAATGGTGGCCATCGAAGCCCCGATAAAGATTTATCATCCCAAAAAGCAAAACCTGATGATGCACCAAAAAGTCATTTCTGACGTGATGGAAAAAGAAAGCTCTGTAGTACCGATCAGCTTCGGTAACGTCTTCAATAGTAAGGAAGACACTAAGGTCCTGATCGAAAACCTGTATCCACAACTATCCTCTTTATTCGGTGAAGTGAGGAATAAGATTGAAATCGGTTTGAAGGTTGTCGGCAAAAAGGAATGGTTGGAAGAGCAAATCCATCAGAATGATAAAGTGGTCAAACAAAAAGAAACGGTCGCTAACAAGTCAGAAGCAGCTGGCTACTTCGACCGGATTCAATTAGGGGAAATGGCACGCGACTTCTTCACGAGATTACAGCAGGATGTGGAAGAAAGTATCCATTTACCCCTTTCGAAAATAGCTGAAGCGTCTAAATCGAATGAAACACTCGGAGAAAAAATGCTTTTGAACGGTGCATATTTGATTGATAAGGGACAGGAAGAAGCTTTTGACGAACGTGTGAACCAGCTGCACGAACGATGGAAGGATTATGTTGATTTCAAATATACTGGCCCATGGCCAGCGTATAACTTCATCAACATCAAATTGAAAGTTGAAGCTTCATGA
- a CDS encoding glutamine ABC transporter substrate-binding protein, with translation MKAKWYLFIMVIVLGMLLAGCGSEDEGASGSGDSGSDDSGETYTVATDNNFVPFEFMNEETGEMEGFDIDLIKAIADEAGFNINIESMKFDGVVAGMQSGRYDIGIAGMTITDERKETIDFSDPYYDAGLMLAVSEDNEEIKSEEDLAGKKVGTRSGTTSESYITDNHPDAELVTFPGIVEAYMDLESGRLDAVMYDVPNVQYYVTNDSNGLKTAGDILQGEQYGIAFPKDSELVEDVNEALQTLIDNGTYDDIYEEWFGERKHGTESSE, from the coding sequence ATGAAAGCGAAATGGTACTTATTTATCATGGTTATAGTACTCGGCATGTTGCTGGCTGGTTGTGGCAGCGAAGACGAAGGTGCGTCAGGCTCTGGTGATTCAGGTTCAGACGATTCTGGAGAAACCTACACGGTCGCAACGGATAACAACTTTGTGCCTTTTGAATTTATGAATGAAGAGACAGGTGAAATGGAAGGGTTCGACATCGACCTTATCAAAGCGATCGCAGATGAAGCTGGTTTCAATATCAATATTGAATCGATGAAGTTTGATGGAGTGGTCGCTGGTATGCAATCCGGTCGGTATGATATCGGAATCGCCGGTATGACTATCACTGATGAACGTAAAGAAACCATTGATTTTTCTGATCCATATTATGATGCCGGTTTGATGCTTGCTGTAAGTGAAGATAATGAAGAAATCAAATCCGAAGAGGACTTAGCAGGTAAAAAGGTAGGAACCCGCTCTGGTACGACAAGTGAATCCTATATCACAGATAATCATCCAGATGCGGAATTGGTCACATTCCCTGGAATCGTCGAAGCGTACATGGATCTTGAATCCGGCCGTTTAGATGCTGTCATGTATGATGTGCCGAACGTTCAATATTATGTAACTAACGATTCTAATGGTTTGAAGACGGCTGGCGACATTTTGCAAGGTGAGCAATATGGAATCGCATTTCCGAAGGATTCTGAGCTTGTGGAAGATGTGAACGAAGCGCTTCAAACGTTGATTGACAACGGCACGTATGATGATATTTATGAAGAATGGTTCGGTGAGCGTAAGCACGGGACAGAATCATCAGAATAA
- the gvpO gene encoding gas vesicle protein GvpO yields the protein MKVLNEVSQFFNENIAPPHKIISARKKEGEWRVLVEVIEEKEYMKKYARDQMVGLYEAFLDENHEITGFSRLSMRYRSDIEEHEEQ from the coding sequence ATGAAAGTATTAAATGAAGTCTCGCAATTTTTCAATGAAAACATAGCCCCCCCTCACAAAATCATTTCGGCACGTAAGAAAGAGGGAGAGTGGCGTGTACTTGTAGAAGTGATCGAGGAAAAAGAATACATGAAAAAGTATGCCCGTGACCAGATGGTCGGCCTGTACGAAGCCTTTCTCGACGAAAATCATGAAATTACCGGCTTCTCAAGGTTGAGCATGCGTTACCGGAGCGATATCGAAGAACATGAGGAACAGTGA
- the gvpN gene encoding gas vesicle protein GvpN: MSKLTQTKSDSSTTARVYDHPFFKSLIKRSLRYLSAGYPVHYTGPSGIGKTTLALHVAKLRKRPVTLISGNQDLKNEDLIGAHKGYIRKKLNDNFVKTVRKIEENVSEDWVEGHLYEAVKYGHTLVYDEFTRSRPDTNNLFLSVIEEKLLPLYGAKKKNSHIEVHPDFSIIFTSNPTEYVGVFETQDALLDRMITLPFEGMEEEAEVAVVVERTDIDKANAEKIVRFIRQVNERSNNDKAKLSLRSSIIIADIANKNNYPVDGENEDFQNLCMDLTYFHMDVSTDEQTDVQEMILEECRKI, translated from the coding sequence ATGTCGAAATTAACACAGACGAAATCTGATTCTTCAACGACAGCGCGTGTCTACGACCATCCCTTTTTCAAAAGTTTAATTAAACGGTCTTTACGCTATTTATCAGCTGGTTACCCGGTTCATTACACTGGTCCCTCTGGAATTGGAAAAACGACACTCGCTTTACATGTGGCTAAGTTGAGGAAGAGACCTGTGACATTGATAAGCGGGAATCAGGATTTGAAAAACGAGGATTTGATTGGAGCCCATAAAGGATACATTCGGAAAAAACTAAACGATAACTTTGTAAAGACAGTTAGAAAAATCGAGGAAAATGTATCAGAGGATTGGGTTGAAGGTCATTTATATGAAGCTGTCAAGTACGGCCATACGTTAGTCTATGATGAGTTCACAAGATCACGGCCAGATACGAACAACTTGTTTTTGTCTGTGATTGAGGAAAAACTCCTTCCTTTATATGGAGCAAAAAAGAAAAATTCTCATATCGAGGTTCACCCTGATTTTTCTATCATCTTCACAAGCAATCCGACAGAATATGTCGGTGTTTTTGAGACACAGGATGCGCTGCTGGATCGGATGATCACCCTCCCTTTCGAGGGTATGGAGGAAGAGGCTGAAGTCGCTGTGGTCGTGGAGCGAACTGATATTGATAAGGCGAATGCAGAGAAAATTGTGAGATTCATCCGTCAGGTTAATGAACGCTCCAACAACGATAAAGCGAAGCTGAGCTTGCGTTCTTCTATAATTATCGCTGATATCGCCAACAAGAATAACTACCCTGTCGATGGGGAGAATGAAGATTTTCAAAACCTCTGTATGGATCTTACTTATTTCCATATGGATGTGAGTACAGATGAACAGACAGATGTCCAAGAGATGATACTAGAAGAATGCAGGAAGATATAG
- a CDS encoding amino acid ABC transporter permease has translation MEFITESHYYRVMPFLLEGLVWTLLITFVGLIIGFVLGAIFGFARLSKNKLVYGLATVYVEAVRGTPILAQILFIYFGLSDLMGINIDKITASIIAIAINAGAYIAEIVRGAVYSIDKGQEEAGRSIGLTRNQTMRYIIWPQAFRRMIPPLGNQFVISLKDTSLFSVIAVGELLYMGQQYYGMTFQAFQALTMVCIMYLIITVPTAVYLRRVERRLDV, from the coding sequence ATGGAGTTTATTACGGAATCCCACTATTATCGTGTCATGCCTTTCTTACTTGAAGGTTTGGTATGGACGTTACTAATCACTTTTGTAGGGTTGATCATCGGTTTTGTCCTTGGGGCGATTTTCGGTTTTGCACGATTATCGAAAAATAAGCTTGTATACGGACTGGCCACAGTGTATGTAGAAGCTGTCCGAGGAACACCGATTTTGGCTCAGATCTTATTCATTTATTTTGGTTTATCCGACTTGATGGGAATCAATATTGATAAAATCACAGCTTCCATCATCGCCATTGCTATTAACGCAGGGGCGTACATTGCAGAAATCGTGCGTGGAGCTGTTTACTCGATTGATAAAGGGCAGGAAGAAGCAGGTCGTTCGATTGGACTCACTCGAAATCAGACCATGCGTTATATCATCTGGCCTCAGGCTTTCCGACGAATGATTCCACCGCTTGGGAACCAGTTCGTCATCAGCTTGAAGGATACATCACTTTTCTCAGTCATCGCTGTAGGGGAATTGCTTTACATGGGTCAGCAGTACTACGGTATGACCTTCCAAGCATTCCAGGCGCTGACGATGGTATGCATCATGTACTTGATCATCACAGTACCAACAGCGGTTTACTTGAGAAGAGTTGAAAGGAGACTGGATGTATAA